In Prochlorococcus marinus XMU1406, the genomic stretch GCTTCTAATTTGTTTAATTAAATTATTTAGTGTAATTAACACCTCTGTAATTTAATTCTGCTTTTTCATTACTTGAAGAAGCGTCATCCATTCTGTTGGTGTATACGTTTCTTCTGTAGGTAAGTTCAACAAGTTGCTTTTTAGCAGCTTCTTTGTTTTGAACGTAGTTTTTACCTCTGTAAGTTAAAGTAGTCATGTTTCGATGTGACAACACGGCCATCCCCCGTTCCATGGTATGACTCGAACTGCGCCCTCAATTGAGGGTGAACGAAAAAGTAGCAATTGCTACCAAATCATTATAAGCCTATTTCCCTATGGATGTCTAGCTTTTACAAATAGAAACGAAGATTTAATATTTTTTTAATTATTATCTTAGGTAAATTTTTTTATAAATAGTCTCTAAAAAGGATTATGTTTATATTTGATTTAATCTTCATGTAACTATTTATTTATGACAGGTTTTTTATATTTCTTGGGAAATACTTTAAGGTGGCCAGTTCTAAAGCCAAAAGAATTTTTTTCACTACATGCATATTTTTCAATTATTTATTTGATAACTTTTACTTTGAGTAAATATGATGTAAGCCAATCAAATTTAGTTTTTACTTTAGGAATTCTTGCGCCTCTTTTAATCGCTATTGGTCAAGGACTTCCAATTGATTGCCTTGATATGGAATCATCTTTATTGAAGGAATTAAAAACTAAATAATATATATCAGTTTAAAATTTTCATAAAACCTGGACAACTTCACTTATTTCAGGAATCATTTCTTTTAACTTTCTCTCAATACCCATTTTTAGGGTCATAGTACTACTTGGGCAACTACCACATGCCCCTTGAAGTCTGACTTTGACAATTGGACCATCTATTTCTGCAATCTCTACATTACCTCCATCAGATATTAAAAAAGGTCTTAGCTCGTCAAGGACTTTTTCTACATTTTCGTTTGTCAGCGAGAGTGTTTCAGTACTCATAATTTTGGATTAACTTTATAATAAGCCTAGAAAGAAATTTGATTAATTGCAAAAAAGATAATTTTCTGTTGTGACTTCATTTCAAAATGCCACTAACGATAATAGCTACTTTGATGCAGTCTTAGTAGGAGCAGGGATAATGAGCAGTACTTTAGCCCTCTTAATTACAGAAGTTTTACCCGATATAAATATTCTTATTGTAGAAAAATTAAATGCTCCAGGAAGTGAAAGTACTGGCGCTTTTAATAATGCAGGTACAGGACATGCTGCTAATTGCGAATTAAACTATACACCTTTAGATGAAAAAGGAAATATAAAAATAGATAAAGCGCTCACAATAAATCGATCCTTTGAAAGATCCATGTCTTTATGGGCCTCATTGTATGAAGCAGGGAAAATTGATATTAAAAATTTTTTAAAATTTATTCCTCACATTAGTTTTGTGTCTGGTCAGGATAATATTTCTTTTTTAAAAAAAAGATTTCAGAAAATGAGCGAAAATCCTGAATTTATTGATATGGAATTTTCTACATCTTTTGATGAAATTTCATCATGGGCTCCTCTAATAACAAAAGATAGGAATCCATTTACTAAAATTGCTGCTACCAAAATAGGTAGAGGAACAGATATTAATTTTGAGGCTCTCACAAAAGAGTATTTGTCATTAGTTTCTTTAAATAAAAATACTGAAATTAGATACAAAACAGAATTAGTAGATTTAAAGAAAATTGATAAAAAAAAATGGGAACTAGAAATTAGTTCAGAGGGTAGAAAAACTTCAATTAGAACTGGCTATGTTTTTCTTGGTGCTGGTGGAAAAACAATTAATTATTTGCAAAAATCAAAAATTCCAGAAGCAAAGAGTTATGGTGGATTTCCTGTTAGTGGGAAATGGCTTATTTGCGAGAAAAAAGATCTAACAGAAAAACATAACTCAAAAGTTTATGGTAAAGCTGATATCGGATCTCCACCAATGTCTGTGCCTCATTTAGACACAAGATGGATTGATAATAAAAAACTTCTTTTATATGGACCTTTTGCTGGTTTTACAACGAAATTTCTAAAGCAAAGTTCATACTTTGACTTATTTAGTTCAATTAAAAAGAATAATATTTTTTCTATGTTAGACGTTGGTTTCAAGAACAACGATTTAATTAATTACCTAATATCACAATCATTAAAGAACCATAATTCAAGAGTTGAAAATTTAAAGAATATGATGCCATCAGCTAATCCTTCTGATTGGTATTTAAAGAATGCTGGACAAAGAGTCCAAATAATTAAAAAAACTGAAGGTGGTGGTTCTTTGAAATTTGGAACGGAGATTGTGAATTCATCTGATGGATCATTATCTGCTTTGTTAGGAGCATCACCCGGAGCAAGTACTGCAGTTTCAATTATGGTTGAGGTTCTAAAAAAATCTGTTTTATTTTTAAATGACAAGCATAATCTTCAGAAAAAAATAAATGACTTAATTTATCCAGAACTATCGGAATCTGAGAATAACAGTACCTACATAAAAGACATCAAAAAAAGAAATAATTCCATTTTTGGTTTCCATCCATAATTCTAATTAGCTAGTATTAATCAAGATGTAATAAGAGGAGAATTTTTCTTTCTATATGACTGATATATCGGTTTCAAAAATTAGAAATTTCTGCATAATCGCTCATATTGACCATGGTAAATCTACCCTTGCCGATAGGTTGCTTCAAGATACTGGTACTGTGCAACAAAGGGATATGCAAGAACAATATTTGGACAGTATGGATCTTGAAAGAGAGAGAGGAATTACTATTAAGTTACAGGCCGCTAGGATGAAATATAAAGCTGACGATTCTCAGGAATATGTTTTGAACTTAATAGATACTCCAGGGCATGTTGATTTCTCTTATGAGGTCAGTAGATCACTTCAAGCTTGTGAAGGCGCTTTACTAGTTGTTGATGCAAGTCAAGGAGTAGAAGCTCAAACCTTAGCTAATGTTTATCTTGCCTTAGAAAATAATCTTGAAATAATTCCTGTTTTAAATAAAGTTGATTTACCAGGGGCTGATGCTGAAAAAATAAAACAAGAAATAGAGGAAATTATTGGA encodes the following:
- a CDS encoding malate:quinone oxidoreductase, whose protein sequence is MTSFQNATNDNSYFDAVLVGAGIMSSTLALLITEVLPDINILIVEKLNAPGSESTGAFNNAGTGHAANCELNYTPLDEKGNIKIDKALTINRSFERSMSLWASLYEAGKIDIKNFLKFIPHISFVSGQDNISFLKKRFQKMSENPEFIDMEFSTSFDEISSWAPLITKDRNPFTKIAATKIGRGTDINFEALTKEYLSLVSLNKNTEIRYKTELVDLKKIDKKKWELEISSEGRKTSIRTGYVFLGAGGKTINYLQKSKIPEAKSYGGFPVSGKWLICEKKDLTEKHNSKVYGKADIGSPPMSVPHLDTRWIDNKKLLLYGPFAGFTTKFLKQSSYFDLFSSIKKNNIFSMLDVGFKNNDLINYLISQSLKNHNSRVENLKNMMPSANPSDWYLKNAGQRVQIIKKTEGGGSLKFGTEIVNSSDGSLSALLGASPGASTAVSIMVEVLKKSVLFLNDKHNLQKKINDLIYPELSESENNSTYIKDIKKRNNSIFGFHP
- a CDS encoding DUF4278 domain-containing protein, with amino-acid sequence MTTLTYRGKNYVQNKEAAKKQLVELTYRRNVYTNRMDDASSSNEKAELNYRGVNYTK
- a CDS encoding NifU family protein: MSTETLSLTNENVEKVLDELRPFLISDGGNVEIAEIDGPIVKVRLQGACGSCPSSTMTLKMGIERKLKEMIPEISEVVQVL